Below is a window of Brassica napus cultivar Da-Ae chromosome A5, Da-Ae, whole genome shotgun sequence DNA.
tgattctatatttgtgataactggaaatacatctttttgtcttccttacatcattcttaattggtttacggttcgactatttctaatatactgagagtaacataaaattagatgttgattatctccTCCCAATTAGGAATGCACAGAATGAGAGAAATTCAAGATCAGACCAGTTTACAATTTTGTCCTTATatctatatagagttagtttatagattactctatttgtttcaaaatataatcaattttaattaaaatatgtaatatttaaaagttattactttagaaaactgtcatttaacatataaatttaatcgattacacagtaatttacataatttaattggctacacaatatccaataaatataaagttacattgaaatataaaaacaatttatatagtgaaacaaaaaatacttttaaactattatagtataaaacaaagagaatattcaaattatgttgaacattagaatagtaaaaatcagaaaagctgaaatctcaatGTCGATCATTTACGTTGGCTATGTTATTAACTTTGAAGATAACGTGAATGATCAAGAACAAAAAGATTAATTTTagcttcattctttttttttaatcattttaccaaaaagaaaaaaataacaggAAGAtgactaataaaaaaaagatacaaacaGAGTACTGTAAAAAGATGTTGTTCACAATATCAAACATTATAGTCTCAAAAATAGTCAACTTtgtattaaatattagtcaaaataataaaatacataatattaataaatttcattttaaatataatttaatttttaaaaaatttatcattgCACATGGTGCAGAAAACTACCTAGTattatttgaatttcaaaaactaTCTGATGCACTAACTTTTTgtgacaaatcaaatttaaggAACTGGGCAAGAAATTAAGAAGAGGGATATGGAGAGGTATAAAGAGTCTTCACTTGATGAGTTATAATGGAGCATTGAAGTGTCATTGTTGTAGTCGTGGAGTTACACTGGTGAAGTTGGGTAGACGAACAGATTTGGAGTTGCTGGAGACGTCTGAGGCAAGTAGGCTAAAGAAAAGGAAGCTATAAGTTATACAATGGGCTTGGATGGTTCGAGACCCATCATCTTAACATTCGCGATGATGTGGTAGTTTGATTGGTAGAGAATATTTTATCCTATGTGGCACTCTTAAGAAGCCTCAAAATTAGtagcttttatatagtaggatttacTTCTCCTATCTACCAATTGATTCAAATATTCAATGCTCTTTACGATTTCGACTATATGCTTATCATTATAGTAACACTCGCCGCGTCtgtatttgatttatttaaacGCATAAATAAAATCTGATAGGGAAAACTAGTTTTGGCATATAACCAAGTAATGTAGTTGATTACATTTGGAGAGAGCGAAGTATATATGAATAACTTAGTTTATTACATTCGGTGACATATATACTCGTTAATGATGCAATAGCGCGTACCGCGTTTACAGCTAACCAATCAGAGTGAAATTTCAAGCTGTTGACGTGTATCTCAATAATGCCTCCTTTATAACCTTTGCCGTTGGAAGAATATTCTCTCCTATGTGTTTTGCATAAACTAATACGTTTGATTATCTGTCTTACTATTTCTTAATTACAACCCTttcctttcttttatttttatactcTATATTTTGAGCATCGGATGCTTGTTTCTTTGCATAgcttaaattttctttatatctatcTGTTTATGGTTGATTGTATATTAATCATTTCAATACTCAAATTATCAACCAAAATATCATTGAACAACTAACTACCAATCAGGAAAAATAACCGATTAATTGcatagtttaaaataaaatagcttTGATCAGTTTTCTATTGGATAAGTAAAATTACAGCAGATAGTTTAGTAGCTTACtgcatggttttttttttcggaAAAAAACTTACTGCATGAATAAAgctgtatttttttattggaaTAACAGTCTATATAGTTAGACTGAAAAAGTCACTctctatataaactataatcagtgatcttttttctttttcttttaaacacATTTTATTTGAAACACAAACTATAATCAGTGATCATATTAATATACTGAAAATGGAAACTACGTATATGGTTTAAGCATTCAAACTATTCAAGaaactgaatcaaaaatattacgAACCATCAGAGTCCCACGGAAATTAAAGAATGAGTCGTAAATGAATCAACTGCTTCATGAGAGCTTGATATAGTTTGGTAGATACAGTGTCCATCCGACCTAATTGCTTCTTTGATTTTATTGCTTCCTTttccataaatatttttacaagcTAAACGAACTTAGCTATTAGAATTTAATCTTTATATCATCAAGTTATAAGTTTCTAATTGTGGTAGAACTTAAATATATGTgacaatttgaaatttataaaattggGCGAAGCATACCAAACATGCATGGCAGTATTCTAATATTTATAGCTCGACGTAGTAGAAGGCTATTTTAGTTTGATTAATCCACATGTGGCATGGCTATTTTATAGGTATAAATTTCAATAAAGTTAGGAGACTAAAGgggtttttgtttgattaatcCACATGTGGCATGGTTATTTTATAGGTATAAATTTCAATAAAGTTAGGAGACTAAAGGGGTCTAAAGTTGCAACCCCCAAGTTGAGAAAGGGGACATACACTTTTGATAAGCAGAGAAACTTTGATCACATCATATCCTTGTCACTAAAGCTCTAATCCTTACAGAATGGAGAATGATCCTATACAACAATCTTACtttactttttttctctctttaacaCAGACACATGGTGATGGTCCTCCATGATATCCACGCACGACATTTTACAACGATGCTGTATATTACATTATTACTGATAAGTGATAACTCAACGCGccaatctaatttttaaatgGTAGAagatgtgaatatatatatattaaagtgtcacaaaacaacaaatagttgacaaaaaacACTGCATGTTAAAATTTGGGCAACCATTACTAATTATATTAAGAAGAATGTGAGAGTTCTACGCAGAGCCGAAACAGAGTTCTAGGCATAACCCGAAAAAATGCTGCGTATTAAAATTTGGGCAACCATTACTAACTATATTAATGTAATTACTAATGGTCgctcaaaaaataattaaaatttgggCAATATCAGTTCTCAGAGTCCCACcgtaaatctataaaaaaaatgtcataATTAAAGGGTGGAGTAAATTGCATAGCCGGATGCTTCTTCTATAGGGTTACAAGATATCTATTATATCAACATTAACTCGTCTCCTCTATTGTCACATATGACTCACTTCTCTATAGATTGGTTAAAGACGTTACTATATTGCACGTAGTCTGCATTATTAATTATCACAATTATGTTTACACCATGATAATGTAATTTGTTAGTTTTTATTAGCTATGCCTGAAACTAATAGACTATAGTTATAATtgggttttgaaaaaaaaaatttacataatgGAAACTTACAAGtaactaaattttgttttagttttcaaTGATGGTTACGTGAGGGTCTGAATATGatcagaagaaaacaaaatgaataaTGAAGTCTTATAAGTAGTTGAGGGTGAGTATATATGTACCTAATTGACTTTCAAACTATTCATAATACCACACAAATGGAATATACTCAATCACTTGGTCCAAGTTCTAGAAGCCCTTATGCATTTTCAGAAGTCTATCATcacagtttattttaaatttttccaTTCAGAATTATTTGTCATTCACCCTTGGTTTCAgccttttaatttgttttaaatccaCCATTTTAGACCATGATAAAATCATGAGCCagattataatatatttgttgtactcagtaaaaataatattgttattaTTGTGGATAGAATGAtgtacttttttttgtaaaaagaatTAAATGATGTACTTCGTCTATTTGGTTTGTtggattttttggttttctatacCTATTACTTAACATGGTACTCAAGGTAAAGAAGTTCAAACTTAACGTGATGCCCCAACATAAATGAAATTCCTATTCCGATTCTAATGCAAAGAGAAAATACATTGCAATCATGCATGGCGATGGCGTAACGCGGCGATGTTTATTACTTGATATATGGAAAAACGAGTCGATGTATCCCTTGCTCCGTTGAAGAAGATAGATAATCGAAGGAATGTTGTTAGCTACATAATCTAGGACCACAATCCGTGGAAATGTATGCATGGAAGCATCTAAAGCAAGATTTGTTGTTGGTATGTTTACCTAAAGCAAGATGTATATTGAgttgaatatgtatatatttttctgaGTTGATCATGAACCTCGTTTATCAATAGCCAAATATACTAAAAAGACCTAtatctcttctttttatttggtCGAAAAAGACCTATACCAACTATTCAGATtgcataattaattaataacatCAGTTGATTTTAATTCTgtgttattttgatatatacatggtttttgttacaaatgaaaatatatcagAAAACTAATTTACAGAAATCACAgccatgaatatatatatataagaggtAAAGAaaacgttatatatatataaataaatagttatatcAAATAGGATTTCCTTATGTTAattagaaatttgatttttctatTTCAAAGTcagtcgtttttttttttataaaatccatacaatttatttatataaaacaaaataaactaaatcaGTCGTTTtccttttatgtttaaaaatcaaagatattttacTATGTTTGTGTGGTTTTAAATTGGgcattttatattctttttttcttttaatagtcaAGTCGAAAATTTCCGAGTAAGTGTACCTGGCAAGTACTCCTTCCGGACCCACTTTATTTCGAAGCCAAAGTGTCATAACTACCCTCGCCTCTATATAAAATCTGAACCCTTCCTCTCTTTCCTTCAAGAACATCTTCTCATTCGTTCTTACAGCTCATACAGTTTCATCACTCTTGCAAAAGCTTCTCTCTCTACCTCTCACACACCACAGCAAGAAGATGAAGCACCTGATCCGCCGTCTCTCCCGCGTGGCTGAATCCACTCACTACAACCTCCTCCGGTCAGATTCGCAACGACGGAGCCGCCGTTCTAAATTTTCCCTCCGGTCTTCTATGGCTCGCCGCTTAAAGAAGCATACATCCTCTGTTCCTCAAGGACACGTACCGGTCTACGTGGGTGAAGAGATGGAGAGGTTCTTGGTTAGCGCGGAGGTGCTTAACCACCCGGTTTTTATCGGTTTGCTGAAGCGGTCGGCTCAGGAGTACGGATACGAGCAGAAAGGAGTTTTGCAAATCCCATGCCACGTTCTTGTCTTTGAGCGCATCATGGAGTCGGTTCGGCTTGGACTAGCGGTTCCAAGTGACCTCCAAGATCTAGTCAGCGAGGAGTGTGTCTGAACAAGCGTTTTAGAGGAATCTTTGGTAGGTAGAGAGACAGAGATGGATCTGGTTGGTTTTTGTTCAGAGAGTAATAATAATACTTAGTTGGTGTTGATGTACATagctactatatatatatgttgtttgtTGCAAATTTCCTAATTTTTTACCGGTTTAGGTACCGGTTTGAAGCTCTTGTGGAGATATATGGAATTTGCTTCGGTTTAGATGTGAATGTAAGCTTAATTTCTgggttttattatatatgaagAAGATTCCAGCTTCTTTATTTCTGTTCTTTCTGGTACATTTTGAGCCAAAGAATGAGAGAGGGATTTGATGTTTCACCGAGATTATCGGAAGTGCATATTCGTCAATGACTTACCTAAGAATAATGTTTgatatccaaaaaaaatctaagaataATGTTATTCTGCAAGTATGTCTTATTCAATTTCTAGTTAGTATCGGTTTGAACTGATCGAAAATTGAGTAAGGTGTATTAAACAATAACCCTGCTAATGGCGTTTGAGAGATAACCTCAATAGGGCGAATCCGCAATTTGATTCCCGTTAGCCATCCAGCGAATCCGTAATTTGATTTTCGTTAGCCATCCAGACTATCTTAAATTGTAAGAATATGTAGCTGCTGTGGATTTCGTGGATTAATCGGTTGACTTCGTTCGCCGAATCTTCacggttataaaaaaaagtgtattaaacaataaagaagaaaaagagcaaaaacaaattttattgcTTTCGAGATTTTACTAAGTACACAAGtggtatattttatgttaaaaaaaaacaagtgctataattataaatattaaaatcaaactTTTTCTTGTTTAACCAGCTCTTCAATTGATTTTTGTGAGTTTCATTTTATCTCTCATGTTGTATAATGAGTTCCAAGATTGAGCTGTACTCTGCTTTTTAGTGAATTTTCAAAGCTAATTTGGTTCCGGATACCATCAAACCGATGGTTTACAAATTTTGTATCTACGTTTTTTATCCTTTTTCAACTGAACACAAATAAACGAGTGAGTGAGAGTAGTTGAGAGACAAAACGAAAATCTTGCTTCTTTGAAATTTCATGCTTGGGTGATAGAGATGGAGACTCTTGTAACAAAATATTTCTCCGAGTCTTAATTAATTTTCTGTTACTTTTACTTTTAGTTATCgtcttctttttatatttccGTATTTTATAAGTACGGTATAGTGTCAAAATGCTTATagtaagaccatctccaacccacctctatttttatctctatatttttctctaaaatagagaaactttattatagaggtggatttgctccaatgtatgtctctataatagagttcttCTAGTTATAcgggaaaatatagagatttgctattttcatctctaaatatagaggtaAAAAGTAGGattcctctatattttcctctaaaatagaggaactctattatagaagcatacattggagcaaatccaccTCTATAATAAAGATatctattttagaagaaaatatagaaacaTACATTGAAGATGCTCTAAATGGTAAatactgaaaatatataattgaactACCGAGAAAATTATACAAAGTCATGTGGGATGCATATGATTTCCATCCTCTCAGATCCAAACACATTAAATCTGAAATTTGATGTCTAGTTCAATAGCCTATGCCACAAAAACCATATAAAACACCAACTtgttataattataaaactaaagAATCCCAGGAAGTTCGTAGAAGAGCTGAATACTATTCTTGTTAGATCTGCATATACTGTGATTAACAATGATTTTATCGTATTGGAGATTTTTTTGAGCCGTCACCAGCTAGACATGGTAAATCGATGAGCTCGCTACAAAAGCAAATATTATAATCTAcaataaatgtaaatatatcaTCTAACTTTGTTTGCATTTGAAGCATATCATTCGCGTGTATACACACACATCATTCTTATGACCTTTTCAGGTAACCTTCGTTGTATGTTAATCAACCATACATCAATATAAAAGACCCAGCACAtgtgtatatatgcttttataCGACCCGAGTGAACTACATGTGGAAGTTTAACTGTCCCGCATCTATGGATTCTCAATGATAATATGTATCAATATAGTCTTTCatagtttaattaaaactaCTAATTATTGGTTGCGTGACCAATCTGAGGAAGGGTAATAATAGAGTTTGAAATTTCGTCCATTTATATGATTTCCCATGTTGCATCACATGCACGTTACATAAAGCAGCCACCCGCAGTCAATCATTAATtgtatgtttcttttgttttgttctatTTATTGCCAATTAAtacgttttatatatatacacaaaactcGGCTCGACTGATCCAACTAGTCAAGGTAaccagaattttttttaaaagtcggTCGGTCGGTGTATAAACATTTACATCAACGTACATAGTGATGTTAGATTTAACACGTACGTAGATGTTTAATTAATATAGTCAAAATCATCGAC
It encodes the following:
- the LOC106452360 gene encoding auxin-responsive protein SAUR72-like codes for the protein MKHLIRRLSRVAESTHYNLLRSDSQRRSRRSKFSLRSSMARRLKKHTSSVPQGHVPVYVGEEMERFLVSAEVLNHPVFIGLLKRSAQEYGYEQKGVLQIPCHVLVFERIMESVRLGLAVPSDLQDLVSEECV